Proteins from a single region of Candidatus Rubrimentiphilum sp.:
- a CDS encoding AAA family ATPase: MSTAAPLKSLIITAFRGSSTTFTLHFEKARKLTLIYGENGTGKTTICDAFELLARERVSSLEGYGLGQGLEKYWPTTGKSLADLSVALESSSGTCSGKMIGRDVSVSPVALRPRIELLRRQQMLDLIKAEPAKRYDAIKRFIDIATFETSEEALSKQTKSLREECTAAAQAEGQSLQELQGFYEAAGEPTGLNAVTWAKQRIAEPMTDLDGDIAAVGKLRVAFDTLASFPEKAKSRQKVLEKATEALARADKALLAAAKAATGTAADTLELLEAGSKYLHAHPGVVECPLCRSQENAAGLADALAARLADLDVLRLATGKRQQCAIALTAAQTAVTQLNSDYVDAVSSYQRAVGSHAWKADVVLPINAPSAEPQSVSTWLEDNKTTAQSWPAVESSWRGEKKFVQSLSAANDRYEQNLSTRAQLATLVPKLEEALKHCIEQRQVFTNKIIGEIAQEVGKLYEQVHPGEGLDKIALPLDPKKRASIELEARFLGKEAPPQAYFSQSHLDTLGLCVFLALAARERPDETVLILDDVLGSADEPHVERVVGMVYEVSEKFCHTLVTTHYRPWRERFRWGSLKPGRPCQFVELTQWSISDGISLVGCLPEIDLLKGLLAQTPPDTQSICGKAGVILEYALDYLTLRYECRLPRRYGNPYTLGELLDAIDKKLREALHVEIRDGLTDSKAAATKDIPLKPILDELSSIAQVRNAVGAHFKTISFDLPDQDAIGFARLVVQLVDALSHPDHGWPTNDNSGSFWRNNGDSRRLHPLKKPS, translated from the coding sequence ATGAGCACGGCTGCTCCGCTCAAGTCACTTATCATCACGGCTTTTCGAGGATCCTCTACAACGTTCACGCTGCACTTTGAGAAAGCACGGAAGCTTACACTGATCTATGGTGAGAACGGCACGGGAAAGACCACGATTTGCGATGCCTTTGAATTGCTCGCGCGCGAGCGCGTATCATCACTCGAAGGATACGGCCTTGGTCAGGGATTAGAAAAGTACTGGCCGACGACCGGAAAATCCCTCGCGGATTTGTCAGTGGCATTGGAGAGCAGTTCCGGCACGTGTTCCGGCAAGATGATCGGAAGGGACGTGAGCGTATCGCCCGTGGCACTACGCCCTAGGATCGAATTGCTGCGGCGCCAGCAAATGCTTGACCTGATCAAGGCGGAGCCAGCGAAGCGTTACGATGCCATCAAACGTTTTATCGATATAGCGACTTTCGAGACATCAGAAGAGGCGTTGAGCAAGCAAACAAAGAGCCTCCGCGAGGAATGCACTGCCGCCGCGCAAGCCGAGGGCCAGAGCCTTCAGGAGCTACAAGGCTTCTATGAAGCAGCCGGGGAGCCAACGGGACTGAACGCGGTGACGTGGGCCAAGCAGAGAATCGCCGAACCGATGACCGATCTAGACGGTGATATCGCGGCCGTCGGAAAGCTCCGAGTCGCATTTGACACGCTTGCGAGTTTCCCCGAAAAGGCCAAGTCGCGCCAAAAGGTGCTAGAGAAAGCCACAGAAGCGTTGGCCAGAGCAGACAAAGCGTTGCTGGCAGCAGCGAAAGCCGCTACCGGTACCGCCGCTGATACATTGGAGCTATTGGAAGCAGGCAGTAAATACTTACATGCTCACCCTGGTGTCGTCGAATGTCCTCTGTGTCGCAGTCAAGAGAATGCAGCGGGGCTGGCAGACGCACTTGCCGCCCGACTCGCCGATTTGGATGTATTGCGATTGGCGACCGGAAAACGCCAGCAATGCGCAATAGCCTTGACCGCTGCGCAAACCGCGGTGACCCAACTTAATTCCGACTATGTGGATGCCGTAAGTTCCTATCAACGAGCTGTAGGAAGTCACGCATGGAAAGCTGACGTTGTCTTGCCCATTAATGCGCCTAGTGCTGAGCCACAATCGGTTTCGACGTGGCTCGAGGACAACAAGACAACAGCTCAGTCATGGCCAGCGGTGGAATCATCATGGCGCGGCGAAAAGAAGTTCGTCCAGAGCTTATCGGCGGCGAACGATCGCTACGAGCAAAACCTCTCAACCCGTGCGCAATTGGCTACATTGGTGCCAAAACTGGAAGAGGCACTCAAGCACTGCATCGAGCAGCGACAAGTTTTTACGAACAAGATAATCGGCGAGATCGCGCAAGAGGTCGGAAAACTCTACGAGCAGGTTCACCCCGGCGAAGGGCTGGACAAGATCGCATTGCCTCTGGATCCGAAGAAGCGCGCTTCAATAGAGCTGGAAGCCAGGTTTTTAGGTAAGGAAGCTCCTCCGCAGGCCTACTTCAGCCAGTCACATCTCGATACGCTTGGTTTGTGCGTGTTCCTCGCGCTTGCTGCCCGGGAACGGCCCGACGAAACCGTGCTAATTCTGGACGACGTGCTTGGCAGCGCGGATGAGCCCCACGTAGAACGAGTCGTCGGTATGGTCTACGAGGTTAGCGAGAAGTTTTGCCACACTCTGGTTACAACGCACTATCGCCCCTGGCGCGAACGATTCCGTTGGGGGTCCCTGAAGCCCGGCCGGCCTTGCCAGTTCGTTGAGTTGACGCAGTGGAGCATCAGCGACGGAATAAGTCTCGTAGGCTGTCTGCCAGAAATCGATCTGCTGAAAGGTTTGCTTGCGCAAACGCCTCCTGATACGCAATCGATATGTGGCAAAGCCGGCGTGATCCTAGAATACGCCCTGGACTACCTAACACTGCGTTATGAATGCCGCCTTCCACGTCGATACGGTAACCCGTACACCCTTGGCGAGCTACTCGACGCGATCGACAAGAAGCTGCGCGAGGCGCTGCACGTAGAAATACGAGATGGCTTAACAGATTCTAAGGCAGCGGCCACGAAAGACATCCCACTGAAACCAATACTGGATGAACTCTCAAGCATCGCGCAGGTGCGAAACGCGGTGGGCGCGCACTTCAAGACTATTTCATTCGATTTGCCCGACCAAGACGCGATTGGCTTCGCTAGACTTGTCGTGCAGTTAGTGGACGCGCTTTCTCACCCGGACCATGGTTGGCCCACTAATGATAACTCTGGGAGTTTCTGGCGCAACAATGGCGACAGCCGCCGCCTCCATCCCCTCAAGAAGCCAAGCTAA
- a CDS encoding site-specific DNA-methyltransferase, giving the protein MAKKQRLELTWVGKENRPRLEPRILIEDAARSYHAAARTSDRDIFDNVLIHGDNLLGLKALEQDFAGKVRCVFIDPPYNTGSAFEHYDDGLEHSVWLSLMRDRLDLIRNLLSDEGSMWITIDDNEAHYLKVLCDEIFGRACFQACIVWRSTDNSNNDVKTFSLDHNYILVYSKSGDWRPNRLNDGAKRTHFKNRDNDPRGPWFDGNPVNSPHPRVNLTFDLVAPNGNVIKPPPNGWRWSKETLLEKIGTGEIRFTPDGTGIRRRTYLADLPGLPPSTLWATLEETGHNRQAKYELKKLFPERPVSELFGTPKPERLIKKILDVTTDPGDIVLDSFAGSGTTGAVAHKMGRRWLMVEVGEHCHSYVIPRLKKVIDGVDRGGISELVSWNGGGGFRYCELAPSLLQKDKWGREVISSRYNAEMLAQALCKLEGFSYDPSPDVYWQHGRSSETDFLYVTTQTLAQNELAALSDEVGEGRSLLVLCSAFRGNLDEWPNLTVRKIPNHIRSRCEWGHDDYSLNVANLPMSKPKITRPKQAGLFDDEDT; this is encoded by the coding sequence GTGGCAAAAAAACAAAGACTTGAGCTGACCTGGGTTGGCAAGGAAAATCGGCCTCGGCTGGAGCCGCGTATCCTCATCGAAGATGCGGCCAGAAGCTATCATGCCGCCGCGCGCACGAGTGATAGGGACATTTTCGACAATGTCCTCATACACGGTGACAACCTCCTCGGGCTGAAGGCCTTAGAGCAGGACTTCGCGGGTAAAGTACGATGCGTCTTCATCGACCCGCCCTATAACACAGGCAGCGCCTTTGAACATTATGACGATGGCTTAGAGCACTCGGTATGGCTTTCTTTGATGCGGGACCGCCTTGACCTTATTAGGAATCTGTTGAGCGATGAGGGGTCCATGTGGATCACGATCGACGATAATGAGGCGCATTACCTTAAGGTGCTGTGCGACGAGATATTCGGTCGCGCCTGCTTCCAAGCGTGTATTGTATGGCGCTCCACGGATAATAGCAATAACGACGTAAAAACATTCTCCCTGGACCACAATTACATTCTAGTATATTCGAAGTCGGGAGATTGGCGGCCTAATCGGCTCAACGACGGGGCAAAGCGAACGCACTTTAAGAACCGAGACAACGATCCGCGTGGGCCATGGTTCGATGGCAATCCGGTAAACAGCCCTCACCCGCGTGTTAACCTTACATTTGACCTGGTGGCGCCGAACGGCAATGTCATCAAGCCACCGCCAAATGGGTGGCGCTGGTCCAAGGAAACACTGCTGGAAAAGATTGGCACGGGAGAGATACGTTTTACACCTGACGGAACTGGTATTAGAAGGAGAACCTACCTTGCGGATTTGCCAGGCCTCCCGCCATCAACGCTTTGGGCAACCCTGGAAGAAACGGGCCACAATCGCCAGGCAAAATACGAACTAAAAAAACTGTTTCCAGAGCGCCCCGTATCGGAACTGTTTGGAACACCCAAGCCCGAAAGGCTCATAAAAAAGATATTGGACGTGACAACCGATCCGGGCGATATCGTCCTAGACTCATTCGCCGGTTCGGGAACGACCGGAGCAGTCGCCCACAAAATGGGCCGACGCTGGTTGATGGTTGAAGTCGGAGAACATTGCCACAGCTACGTAATCCCACGGCTCAAGAAGGTTATTGACGGAGTCGATAGGGGCGGGATTTCGGAGCTCGTCAGCTGGAACGGTGGCGGCGGCTTCCGATATTGTGAGCTCGCGCCGTCCCTCTTGCAAAAGGACAAGTGGGGACGCGAGGTCATCTCTAGTCGCTATAACGCCGAGATGCTGGCGCAGGCACTGTGCAAACTGGAAGGATTTAGTTACGATCCCAGCCCCGATGTCTATTGGCAGCACGGCCGTTCCTCGGAGACAGACTTCCTCTATGTCACGACTCAGACTTTGGCGCAAAATGAATTGGCGGCATTGAGCGACGAGGTCGGAGAGGGCAGGTCGCTGCTGGTTCTGTGCTCGGCCTTCCGTGGCAACCTCGATGAATGGCCTAACCTGACGGTGCGCAAGATCCCGAACCATATTCGCAGTCGGTGCGAGTGGGGCCATGATGACTACAGCCTCAACGTCGCTAACCTGCCGATGTCTAAGCCGAAGATAACGCGGCCGAAACAGGCGGGACTGTTCGACGACGAGGACACATGA
- a CDS encoding SNF2-related protein, giving the protein MITDHQAKYIAHNLTRRRSSDSAERLAVAVAGAQVDVNPHQVDAALFAFASPLSKGALLADEVGLGKTIEAGLVISQRWAEGRRRILIIVPANLRKQWVQELNEKFFIPCTILEARSFNAAIKAGNLSPFQPHDGVVICSYQFARSKAAEVAATPWDLVVMDEAHRLRNVYKPSNIIANTLKVALAERNKLLLTATPLQNTLLELFGLVSFIDEHSFGDINSFREQFSGVTQERAFDILRQRLKPICHRTLRRQVTAYVPYTKRQAILQEFSPDEAEDRLYNLVTAYLQRDNLQALPSGQRALMTLVLRKLLASSSFAIAGALSSISKRLELRLDKGRRVGSLSDAVVEDYEALHDTQEEWTEDDVAEPLSEADVQALETEIAELRGFTALATSIEQNAKGRALLTALNIGFAKAREFGAAEKAIIFTESRRTQSYILRVLAESPWADSIVLFNGSNTDEQSRAIYQDWLGRHAGSDRVTGSRTADMRSALVDYFRDRGKIMIATEAGAEGINLQFCSMIVNYDLPWNPQRIEQRIGRCHRYGQKHDVVVVNFLNRKNEADQRVYQLLSEKFQLFEGVFGASDEVLGVIESGVDFEKRIAEIYQQCRQPADIRAAFDSLQLELSSEISEAMTLARRKLLENFDDEVREKLKLRDQDTGQHLAQFERQLMRLAEHELTGSAFFANSSSFRLDSLPEWVGDRSIPTGLYELPRRSGEAHLLRLNNPLGSAIINRALKRELPVSEVDFDYTSHQGRISVVEPLVGKAGWMVVVLLSIDALGQSEDHLLAAGECDDTTSLNEETVSRLLTIDAHIGSPISVPDAVRLRLVEQLADQQDRIRRGISERNARFFEMEADKLDGWADDLKVGLERELKDLDRQMKEARRAATVALTLEEKLVGQKSVKALEAERSMKRRTLFDAQDKIDAQRAELIAQIEGKLEQTVNRQELFTIRWRVQ; this is encoded by the coding sequence ATGATAACCGACCATCAAGCAAAGTATATCGCACACAATCTCACGCGACGACGCTCGTCTGACAGCGCCGAGCGCTTGGCCGTGGCGGTTGCGGGCGCGCAGGTCGATGTAAACCCGCATCAGGTCGACGCGGCCCTTTTTGCTTTCGCGTCACCACTGTCCAAGGGGGCTCTGCTTGCCGACGAGGTGGGCCTAGGCAAAACTATTGAGGCTGGACTAGTAATCTCTCAGCGCTGGGCTGAAGGCAGGCGTCGTATCCTGATCATCGTGCCGGCGAACCTTCGTAAGCAGTGGGTTCAGGAACTAAACGAAAAATTTTTCATTCCTTGTACAATACTTGAAGCGCGGTCCTTTAACGCTGCGATTAAGGCTGGGAACCTAAGTCCGTTCCAGCCGCACGATGGCGTCGTTATTTGCTCCTATCAGTTCGCCCGCAGCAAAGCGGCGGAAGTAGCTGCAACGCCATGGGATTTGGTAGTTATGGACGAGGCCCACAGATTGCGCAACGTCTATAAGCCGTCAAACATTATCGCCAATACCCTTAAGGTAGCACTCGCAGAGCGCAACAAGCTCTTACTGACGGCGACGCCGCTTCAAAATACGCTACTAGAATTGTTCGGCCTCGTTAGCTTCATCGACGAGCATTCTTTCGGCGATATCAACAGCTTTCGCGAACAGTTCTCCGGTGTCACTCAAGAGCGAGCATTCGATATTTTGCGCCAACGGTTAAAGCCAATTTGTCACCGCACTCTGCGTCGGCAGGTTACGGCCTATGTCCCGTACACCAAACGCCAGGCGATCCTGCAAGAATTCAGCCCGGACGAGGCTGAGGACCGGCTCTATAACCTCGTTACTGCGTACCTGCAACGCGATAATTTGCAGGCTTTGCCATCCGGTCAGCGTGCCCTCATGACTCTGGTCTTGCGCAAGCTTCTGGCGTCGTCATCCTTCGCGATCGCTGGGGCGCTTTCGTCCATCTCCAAACGTTTGGAGCTGAGGCTTGATAAAGGCCGGCGCGTGGGTTCTCTGAGCGACGCAGTCGTTGAAGACTATGAGGCTCTCCACGATACGCAGGAAGAATGGACGGAAGATGACGTCGCAGAGCCGCTAAGCGAAGCCGACGTGCAGGCCCTCGAAACGGAAATTGCCGAGTTACGCGGGTTCACGGCTCTGGCGACCTCCATTGAACAAAACGCAAAAGGGCGCGCGTTGCTCACCGCCCTAAACATTGGTTTCGCAAAGGCTCGCGAGTTTGGCGCCGCGGAGAAAGCGATCATCTTTACCGAGTCGCGGCGCACGCAATCATACATACTACGCGTGCTCGCGGAGAGCCCGTGGGCAGATTCTATCGTCCTCTTCAACGGCAGTAACACAGATGAGCAGTCTCGGGCCATCTATCAAGATTGGCTTGGTCGCCATGCCGGCTCAGATCGTGTTACCGGATCACGCACGGCGGACATGCGCTCGGCTCTTGTCGATTATTTCCGAGATCGCGGAAAGATCATGATTGCGACGGAGGCGGGCGCCGAGGGAATCAACCTCCAGTTTTGCTCAATGATTGTCAATTACGACCTCCCGTGGAATCCGCAGCGTATCGAGCAGCGCATCGGCCGCTGCCACCGTTACGGGCAGAAGCACGATGTCGTCGTCGTGAACTTCCTCAATCGTAAGAATGAGGCCGACCAGCGCGTCTACCAGCTTCTTTCCGAGAAATTCCAGCTCTTCGAAGGCGTATTTGGGGCTAGCGACGAGGTGCTAGGTGTCATCGAATCCGGGGTCGATTTCGAAAAGCGCATTGCAGAGATCTACCAACAGTGCCGGCAGCCTGCCGACATCCGGGCGGCTTTCGATAGCCTCCAACTGGAGTTGAGTTCGGAGATCAGCGAAGCTATGACCCTAGCCCGTCGAAAACTCTTGGAGAATTTCGACGACGAAGTCCGCGAAAAGCTCAAACTGCGCGATCAGGATACGGGCCAGCATCTCGCACAGTTCGAGCGTCAGTTAATGCGTCTCGCAGAGCATGAGCTGACAGGGTCAGCGTTTTTCGCGAATAGCTCGTCGTTTCGCCTGGACTCACTGCCAGAATGGGTTGGCGATCGGTCGATACCGACTGGTCTCTATGAGTTACCGCGTCGATCAGGCGAAGCGCATCTCCTCCGCCTCAATAATCCCTTGGGCAGCGCTATTATCAATCGGGCTTTGAAGCGTGAATTACCAGTCAGCGAGGTTGATTTTGACTATACCAGTCACCAAGGGCGTATCAGCGTAGTTGAACCTTTAGTCGGAAAAGCCGGCTGGATGGTGGTAGTGCTCCTGTCTATTGATGCTCTCGGGCAGAGCGAAGACCACTTGTTGGCTGCTGGTGAATGTGACGATACCACGTCGCTAAACGAAGAGACCGTTAGTCGTCTCCTCACCATCGACGCACATATTGGCTCGCCGATCTCCGTGCCCGATGCCGTTAGACTTCGACTTGTCGAGCAGCTGGCAGACCAGCAAGATCGAATTCGCCGCGGCATATCCGAACGGAATGCTCGCTTCTTCGAGATGGAGGCCGACAAGCTGGATGGTTGGGCGGATGATCTCAAGGTCGGTTTGGAGCGCGAACTAAAAGATCTGGACCGGCAGATGAAGGAAGCCCGAAGAGCGGCCACGGTTGCCTTAACGTTAGAGGAAAAGCTAGTTGGACAAAAATCCGTCAAGGCGCTTGAAGCCGAACGATCCATGAAGCGCCGCACGCTATTCGACGCGCAGGACAAGATCGACGCGCAGCGTGCCGAGCTCATCGCGCAAATCGAAGGAAAGCTGGAGCAAACCGTCAATCGCCAAGAGCTGTTCACGATTCGCTGGAGGGTGCAGTGA
- a CDS encoding PaaI family thioesterase yields MLEYRIMDGMTFIQRIRDDGENYAPIGRFVDFKIDDIARGRLTGSGKPNAGHYNPFGIVHGGFASTLLDLALGHVSITMLDDMANAITTTDLSVKYMRPISSDTGELRWEATVPHAGKTMVIAEARLFDSAGKLYATSQSTCLIVRRRTS; encoded by the coding sequence TTGCTTGAATATCGCATCATGGACGGAATGACGTTTATTCAACGGATCCGCGACGACGGCGAGAACTATGCGCCCATTGGGAGGTTCGTCGATTTTAAGATCGACGATATCGCTCGCGGCCGTTTGACCGGAAGCGGAAAGCCCAATGCCGGCCACTACAATCCGTTCGGCATTGTGCACGGCGGGTTCGCGAGCACGCTGCTCGACCTCGCGCTCGGGCACGTTTCGATAACGATGCTCGATGATATGGCTAATGCGATAACGACGACGGACTTATCGGTAAAGTACATGCGTCCGATTTCGTCCGATACCGGGGAACTTCGCTGGGAAGCAACCGTGCCGCACGCCGGCAAGACGATGGTTATCGCTGAAGCGCGTTTGTTCGACTCGGCCGGAAAGCTCTACGCGACCTCGCAGTCCACGTGCCTGATCGTGCGCCGCCGAACGAGTTAG
- a CDS encoding DEAD/DEAH box helicase family protein — protein sequence MSLRWPQRESLEILDRVAEIVPLSKDVDLVRALATISSEFPSVTDFEREFPSLCFALATGVGKTRLMGAFISYLRIAHGINNFFVLAPNLTIYNKLITDFTPNTPKYVFKGISEFAVSPPVVTTGETFERRIASGGQLFPTTINIFNIAKISSEVRGGRSPRIRSFREEIGESYFDYLAGLPDLVLLMDESHRYRATAGMRAINELKPLLGLELTATPFIESSRGPVAFRNVIFDYPLARAMEDHFVKEPAVVTRKNFNPAGKSPEAIQTMKLEDGIRLHESVKVDLETYARENDERIVKPFVLVIARDTTHAGELIKLIKSDAFFEGRYADKVIQVDSSVKEEETVQKLLTVEHSDNPVEIVIHVNMLKEGWDVTNLYTIVPLRAANARTLIEQSIGRGLRLPYGRRTGATAVDRLNIVAHDRFQEIVDEANDPQSPIRLKQLILDEADLSRKTTTVLAAPTVLTGLGIRCAAAPLVSREGGPATVAFVNPEDQKVAQLAYGVMQRLSRSPAEVPSVSYLIKPEVQSRVVKEVQRLYQPPLELTGIGRSASDFASVIAAATKIVVERTIDIPRIVVAPKGEVKAGFRPFRLDLSGMRYPAPSQELWAKHLRTDRVDVIGLVPGIVVEKRLEDYVVSGLIDFPDVAYDETADLLYDLGAQVVHHLRAYLSEEDARNVLSLYQHDIARAVHAQMLDHFWLDDTVEYHHEVRQGFTELKVSAFTSLDEPPLDYRISPADKSNMPRYLFGGFTRCLTSVVKFHSEAERKLAVILEREALKWLRPAKGQFQMYYRSGHDQLEYQPDFVAEMDDGIVMLEVKMATQMLEKDVLAKRDVAIQWCGWASDHARTYGGKPWHYALIPHDAIAGNVTIEFLLKQYGS from the coding sequence ATGAGCTTGCGTTGGCCGCAGCGCGAAAGCCTCGAAATCCTCGATCGCGTGGCCGAGATCGTGCCGCTGTCGAAGGACGTCGATCTGGTTAGGGCCTTGGCGACGATCAGCAGCGAGTTTCCGAGCGTCACGGATTTCGAGCGAGAGTTTCCGTCGCTCTGCTTCGCGCTTGCAACGGGCGTGGGCAAGACGCGCCTGATGGGGGCGTTCATTTCCTATCTCCGGATTGCGCACGGCATCAATAATTTCTTCGTTCTTGCGCCGAATCTCACAATCTACAATAAACTGATCACCGACTTTACTCCCAACACTCCGAAGTATGTGTTCAAGGGGATCTCGGAGTTCGCCGTTTCGCCACCAGTGGTCACCACTGGCGAGACCTTTGAGCGCCGGATAGCGTCGGGCGGTCAGCTCTTTCCGACGACGATCAATATCTTCAACATTGCGAAAATCTCCTCGGAAGTTCGCGGTGGACGCTCACCGCGTATTCGTTCGTTTCGAGAAGAGATCGGCGAAAGTTATTTTGATTATCTTGCTGGATTGCCCGACCTTGTGTTGCTCATGGATGAGTCGCACCGTTATCGTGCGACGGCTGGAATGCGAGCGATCAATGAGTTGAAGCCGCTCCTGGGACTGGAGCTAACCGCAACGCCCTTCATCGAAAGCTCGCGCGGGCCGGTTGCGTTCAGGAACGTCATCTTCGACTATCCGCTTGCTCGAGCGATGGAGGATCACTTCGTCAAAGAGCCCGCTGTCGTCACGCGCAAGAACTTCAACCCTGCGGGCAAATCGCCAGAGGCGATCCAGACGATGAAACTGGAAGACGGCATCCGCCTGCATGAGAGCGTGAAGGTCGATCTTGAGACCTATGCTCGTGAAAATGACGAACGGATCGTCAAGCCGTTCGTGTTGGTGATCGCTCGCGATACAACACACGCTGGCGAATTGATAAAACTAATCAAGTCAGACGCATTCTTCGAGGGGCGCTACGCCGATAAGGTAATCCAGGTCGATTCCAGCGTAAAGGAAGAGGAGACTGTCCAGAAGCTGCTGACGGTCGAACATAGCGATAATCCGGTCGAGATCGTTATCCACGTCAATATGCTGAAGGAAGGCTGGGACGTCACTAACCTCTACACAATCGTGCCTCTGCGCGCAGCTAACGCCCGTACGCTGATCGAGCAGAGCATAGGGCGCGGGCTTCGCTTGCCGTATGGCAGGCGGACGGGCGCTACGGCCGTTGATCGCCTAAATATTGTCGCTCATGACCGCTTTCAGGAGATCGTGGATGAAGCAAACGATCCGCAGTCCCCAATTCGCCTGAAGCAGCTCATCCTCGACGAAGCCGATCTGTCTCGTAAGACCACGACCGTTTTGGCGGCCCCGACAGTGCTTACCGGACTGGGCATTCGGTGCGCTGCGGCACCACTGGTGTCAAGGGAAGGCGGTCCCGCCACCGTAGCATTTGTCAATCCTGAAGACCAGAAAGTCGCGCAGCTCGCCTACGGGGTAATGCAGAGACTATCACGGTCTCCGGCAGAAGTTCCCAGCGTTTCATACCTTATAAAACCCGAGGTACAGTCGCGGGTCGTCAAAGAGGTGCAGCGGCTCTATCAACCGCCGCTGGAATTGACAGGAATCGGAAGGTCTGCGTCCGATTTCGCTTCCGTGATCGCAGCGGCAACAAAAATTGTCGTCGAGCGGACAATCGATATTCCGCGCATCGTCGTCGCACCCAAAGGTGAGGTGAAGGCCGGTTTTCGTCCCTTTAGGCTCGACCTTTCGGGAATGCGCTATCCCGCGCCGAGCCAGGAGTTGTGGGCCAAGCATCTACGCACTGATCGCGTCGACGTTATCGGGCTCGTGCCTGGCATTGTGGTTGAGAAAAGGCTTGAAGACTACGTCGTAAGCGGGCTGATCGACTTCCCCGACGTCGCCTATGATGAGACTGCCGATCTCCTCTACGACCTCGGAGCTCAAGTCGTCCACCACCTTAGGGCTTACCTGTCCGAGGAGGATGCCAGGAACGTGCTCTCTCTTTATCAGCACGACATTGCGCGTGCGGTGCATGCACAGATGTTGGATCACTTTTGGCTCGATGATACCGTTGAGTATCACCACGAAGTTCGGCAGGGGTTTACGGAGTTGAAGGTTAGCGCATTCACAAGCCTCGACGAACCGCCGCTCGACTATCGTATCTCGCCTGCTGACAAGAGCAACATGCCGCGCTATCTGTTTGGTGGCTTCACTAGGTGCTTGACGTCCGTCGTCAAGTTTCACTCGGAAGCTGAACGAAAGTTAGCGGTGATCCTTGAACGGGAAGCGCTAAAATGGCTTAGACCTGCAAAGGGCCAATTTCAGATGTACTACCGTAGCGGTCACGACCAACTTGAGTATCAACCTGACTTCGTTGCCGAAATGGATGACGGCATCGTCATGCTGGAAGTAAAAATGGCGACGCAGATGCTCGAGAAGGATGTGCTGGCGAAACGCGATGTAGCCATCCAGTGGTGTGGCTGGGCGAGCGACCATGCAAGGACTTATGGAGGCAAGCCTTGGCACTATGCGCTCATTCCTCACGATGCCATCGCAGGGAACGTGACCATCGAGTTTCTGCTAAAGCAGTACGGGTCCTAA